The following coding sequences are from one Terriglobales bacterium window:
- a CDS encoding ABC transporter permease, producing MTRDVIAQAYFAMRHDSRRTMVTIIGMAWGIATVVLLLAYGAGFGTAIRNIFETWGVKVIGVFPGRTSMQAGGQKAGTQVRFTQDDIDHIVATVPLVRHITPVFGKSVKVQRDEHTLDTWAQGGTTAIQRIRNLDMAEGRFYNEEENAQRARVVVIGPDAKAELFRGAPALGEYIRLDGVSFQVIGVLEPKPQEGNDSVNKSIYIPAGAMGALRDTYYVDGIWFDYEGMQYEKIEQAVRASLAATHNFRPDDRRAVWVFNGMKRLSQFEIISAGLQILLGFVGTLTLGIGGVGLMNIMLVSVTQRTREIGVEKALGARRRHILMQFLAEAMAITAAGGVLGILISYAISYGVGTLTLYSALAKNGEMGDIRLVIQMKSLLTATLILAVVGLISGMVPAIKASRLDPIEALRYE from the coding sequence ATGACCCGCGACGTAATCGCGCAGGCCTACTTCGCCATGCGGCACGACTCCCGCCGCACGATGGTCACCATCATCGGCATGGCCTGGGGCATCGCGACGGTCGTTTTGCTGCTCGCCTACGGCGCCGGCTTTGGCACCGCCATCCGCAACATCTTCGAAACCTGGGGCGTGAAAGTCATCGGCGTCTTCCCGGGACGCACCTCCATGCAGGCCGGCGGCCAGAAGGCCGGCACCCAGGTCCGCTTTACCCAGGACGACATTGACCACATCGTCGCGACCGTGCCGCTGGTGCGCCACATCACGCCCGTGTTCGGCAAGTCGGTGAAAGTGCAGAGGGACGAACATACGCTCGACACCTGGGCGCAGGGCGGCACCACCGCCATTCAGCGGATTCGCAATCTCGACATGGCCGAAGGCCGCTTCTACAACGAAGAAGAAAACGCCCAGCGCGCCCGTGTCGTGGTCATTGGCCCCGACGCCAAGGCTGAACTCTTCCGCGGCGCGCCTGCTCTGGGTGAATACATTCGGCTCGACGGCGTCAGCTTCCAGGTGATCGGCGTGCTCGAACCCAAGCCGCAGGAGGGCAACGACAGCGTCAACAAAAGCATATACATCCCCGCCGGCGCCATGGGCGCTCTGCGCGACACCTACTACGTGGACGGCATCTGGTTCGACTACGAGGGCATGCAGTACGAAAAAATCGAGCAGGCCGTGCGCGCCTCGCTCGCCGCCACCCACAACTTCCGTCCCGACGACCGCCGCGCCGTTTGGGTCTTCAACGGCATGAAGCGGCTGAGCCAGTTCGAGATCATCAGCGCCGGACTCCAGATTCTGCTCGGCTTCGTGGGCACCCTAACCCTCGGCATCGGGGGCGTGGGCCTGATGAACATCATGCTGGTCTCGGTCACGCAGCGCACCCGCGAAATCGGCGTGGAAAAAGCGCTGGGCGCGCGCCGCCGCCACATCCTCATGCAGTTCTTGGCCGAGGCCATGGCCATTACGGCGGCCGGAGGCGTGCTCGGCATCCTTATCTCTTATGCCATCTCGTATGGAGTAGGGACGCTCACCCTGTACAGCGCCCTGGCCAAGAACGGCGAAATGGGCGATATCCGCCTGGTGATTCAAATGAAGTCGCTGCTCACCGCCACGCTGATCCTCGCCGTCGTTGGCCTCATCAGCGGCATGGTCCCGGCCATCAAGGCCTCGCGCCTGGATCCGATCGAAGCCCTGCGTTACGAGTAG
- a CDS encoding ABC transporter permease, which translates to MRLLLDIVGQTLRTLWAHKLRSFLTMFGIAWGVGSLLLLVGVGEGFRSGNRRQLSQLGEDVIFLFSGLAPAVKGHTGTRQYYLTYDDFQAIKASPAVRNAAAILSRGDIRAVSEFGNSGAGVTGVTPEFNQVRFVPVDAGRWLNDADEAQRRNVAVIAVDLKKNLFPGRPALGSTILLNGVRFEVVGLLQDVSRDTRQAQDTRAFIPYSTMRVYFPLKGVPSDNVISFINYQPRVRGANEEAKRQAHQIIGQRHGFDPDIAEFNEWDTIANQEMVGKIFTAMDLFLGAVGLITLALGAIGVINIMLVSVTERTREIGLLKALGATNRSVLTQFFLEGLFLTLFSGGLGIAAAAGLMRFLHTLPSQPGFDPPTLVPASAALAIGALGFAGIVAGLYPARRAAMLQPVEALRKE; encoded by the coding sequence ATGCGCCTGCTGCTCGACATCGTTGGCCAAACCCTGCGCACGCTTTGGGCGCACAAGCTGCGCTCGTTTCTCACCATGTTCGGCATCGCGTGGGGCGTGGGGTCGCTGTTGCTCCTGGTCGGCGTCGGCGAAGGCTTCCGCAGCGGCAACCGCCGCCAGCTTTCCCAGCTCGGCGAAGACGTGATCTTCCTCTTCTCCGGCCTCGCGCCCGCGGTCAAGGGACACACCGGCACGCGCCAGTACTACCTCACCTACGACGACTTCCAGGCGATCAAGGCATCGCCCGCCGTGCGCAACGCCGCCGCCATCCTGTCGCGGGGCGACATCCGCGCGGTGAGCGAATTCGGCAACAGCGGCGCCGGCGTCACCGGCGTCACCCCCGAGTTCAACCAGGTGCGCTTCGTGCCGGTCGATGCCGGCCGCTGGCTCAACGACGCCGACGAGGCCCAGCGCCGCAACGTCGCCGTGATCGCCGTCGATCTGAAGAAGAACCTCTTCCCCGGCCGTCCCGCCCTCGGCTCTACGATCTTGCTCAACGGTGTCCGCTTCGAGGTCGTCGGCCTGCTGCAGGACGTCTCGCGCGACACCCGCCAGGCGCAGGACACGCGCGCCTTCATCCCCTACTCGACCATGCGCGTCTACTTCCCGCTCAAGGGCGTGCCCTCCGACAACGTGATCTCGTTCATCAACTACCAGCCGCGCGTGCGCGGCGCGAACGAAGAGGCCAAGCGCCAGGCGCACCAGATTATCGGCCAGCGCCACGGCTTCGACCCGGACATCGCTGAGTTCAATGAGTGGGACACCATCGCCAACCAGGAGATGGTCGGCAAGATCTTCACCGCCATGGACCTGTTTCTCGGCGCCGTCGGATTGATCACGCTTGCCCTGGGCGCCATCGGCGTCATCAACATCATGCTGGTCTCGGTCACCGAGCGCACGCGCGAGATCGGATTGCTCAAGGCGCTCGGCGCCACCAACCGCAGCGTGCTCACGCAGTTTTTCCTGGAGGGCCTGTTCCTGACGCTGTTCAGCGGCGGACTCGGCATCGCTGCCGCCGCCGGCCTGATGCGCTTTCTGCACACTCTGCCGTCGCAGCCGGGATTCGATCCGCCGACCCTGGTGCCGGCTTCGGCGGCGCTGGCCATCGGCGCACTCGGTTTTGCCGGCATCGTCGCCGGACTCTATCCCGCGCGCCGTGCCGCCATGCTCCAGCCGGTGGAAGCGTTGAGGAAGGAATAA
- a CDS encoding 3-hydroxyacyl-CoA dehydrogenase NAD-binding domain-containing protein, translating to MPGATPQVRTISVIGAGIMGRGIAHAAALGGYRTILEDILPAALRKAETEIRGNLDKAVELGKVSRPDADAAFARLEYATSLEDAARQADLVIEAVPEEMESKIEIFTLLDKISRPGTILASNTSSLSITEIAGVTYRAPKILGMHFFNPVHKMKLLEVVRALETDDATLAAAVEVGRRMGKEVVVIKESPGFITSRINAMIGNEAFYMLQEGIASAADIDKALKLGLNHPMGPFELVDLVGLDTRLHILEYLHRTLGEKFRPAPLLVQYVKAGRLGRKSGRGVYDYPQNASAESAPAAKKLSPPD from the coding sequence ATGCCGGGCGCGACGCCGCAAGTCCGCACGATTTCCGTCATCGGCGCCGGCATCATGGGGCGCGGCATCGCCCACGCCGCTGCCCTCGGCGGCTACCGCACCATCCTTGAAGACATTCTTCCCGCCGCGCTGCGCAAAGCGGAAACCGAAATCCGCGGCAACCTCGACAAGGCCGTCGAGCTCGGCAAGGTCAGCCGCCCCGACGCCGACGCCGCCTTCGCCCGCCTCGAATACGCCACGTCGCTCGAGGACGCCGCCCGCCAGGCCGACCTCGTCATCGAGGCCGTCCCCGAGGAGATGGAATCGAAAATCGAGATCTTCACGCTCCTCGACAAAATCTCGCGTCCCGGGACGATCCTGGCGTCGAACACTTCGTCGCTCAGTATCACCGAGATCGCCGGCGTGACCTATCGCGCGCCCAAGATTCTCGGTATGCACTTCTTCAACCCCGTGCACAAGATGAAGCTGCTGGAAGTCGTGCGCGCGCTGGAAACCGACGACGCCACGCTCGCCGCCGCCGTCGAAGTGGGCCGCCGCATGGGAAAGGAAGTGGTGGTCATCAAGGAGTCGCCCGGCTTCATCACCAGCCGCATCAACGCCATGATCGGCAACGAGGCCTTCTACATGCTCCAGGAGGGGATCGCTTCCGCCGCCGACATCGACAAGGCGCTGAAGCTCGGGCTGAATCACCCCATGGGACCGTTCGAACTGGTGGACCTGGTCGGGCTCGACACGCGCCTGCACATCCTCGAATACCTGCACCGCACGCTCGGGGAAAAATTCCGCCCCGCGCCGCTGCTGGTGCAGTACGTCAAGGCAGGCCGCCTCGGCCGCAAGTCCGGACGCGGCGTGTACGACTATCCACAAAACGCGTCCGCGGAATCAGCGCCCGCGGCGAAGAAACTCAGCCCGCCTGATTGA
- the treY gene encoding malto-oligosyltrehalose synthase, with amino-acid sequence MASSPVILYGEGTGVSECLDRLASRRWQNRPLATYRLQFSSQFRFEDARRIAPYLHQLGVTHCYASPILQARTGSQHGYDIINHSAINPDLGSEAEFREFARELQSRGMGLVLDVVPNHMGVGEGTNPWWQDVLENGRASAYASFFDIDWCPLRTELHGKVLIPILGDQYGVVLESGQLRLEFAEGRFTLTYFEKRLPIDPRSYPLIFEAKREAPEWNAPPRPAENNRNAEADLAELDSILAALRGLPPHDTADADLAAERRREWLGLRRRLALLAERSPAAQHEIASALRLVNGAPGDSRSFNALHRLLEVQAYRMAHWRVSAEEINYRRFFDINDLVGLRMENPQVFAETHRLIRRLLADGSVTGLRVDHPDGLFNPIQYFTRAQMLYAASQCGGPEPRAATAENGIEKDIEQVFGSHDWIGAHAPLFVLVEKILGPGEELPREWPVDGTVGYDFTNLVNGVFIEPRNERALTTLYHRFSGLTTDVPTLIYQSKKLVMESAMSSEVTVLTHLLAEICHADRRARDFTLQSLADATRETIACFPVYRTYIDERGNISERDRAYIHAAIAHARRRNETTPADVFHFLRDILMLVPQPRDNADSHRRRLYFALKFQQLTGPVMAKGLEDTACYVYNRFVSVNEVGGSPAAFATSADEFHRGNMLRAERWPFSMLATTTHDTKRSEDVRARLNVISEMPRQWATQVMRWRRANRAKKRVLSDGRAVPDHNEEYLLYQTLAGVWPFVAAGASVTEQEHQRLIARVQDYMTKAVHEAKVNLSWVNPNDEYVQALREFVARILERGEKRRWRAPGFVQQLEGMLPPLQFHGAMNSLAQAALKMASPGVPDFYQGTELWDFSLVDPDNRRPVDFALRQQMLTELEQRANRSAWPELCSDLLREWTSGAVKMWTVLRGLRFRRENAALLQHGGYTPLFSLVEKQQHVCAFARTHERQMAIVAVPRFSYTLMRAALAPPLGDAWGAAELGLPPRAPAEFTNILTGEKVRVTTARTLLCREVFAHFPVALLASH; translated from the coding sequence ATGGCGAGCAGCCCGGTAATTCTTTACGGCGAAGGGACGGGTGTTTCCGAATGCCTTGACCGGCTGGCGTCGCGGCGGTGGCAGAACCGTCCGCTGGCGACGTACCGGCTGCAGTTCAGCTCGCAGTTCCGCTTCGAAGACGCGCGGCGCATCGCGCCTTACCTGCACCAGCTCGGAGTAACGCACTGCTACGCATCGCCCATCCTGCAAGCGCGCACCGGCAGCCAGCACGGCTACGACATCATCAATCACAGCGCCATCAATCCCGACCTGGGCAGCGAGGCCGAGTTCCGTGAGTTTGCGCGCGAGTTGCAGTCGCGCGGCATGGGGCTGGTGCTCGACGTGGTGCCGAACCACATGGGGGTGGGCGAGGGCACGAATCCCTGGTGGCAGGACGTGCTGGAGAACGGGCGCGCGTCGGCGTACGCGAGCTTTTTCGACATTGACTGGTGCCCGCTGCGGACCGAGCTGCACGGCAAGGTGCTGATCCCGATCCTGGGCGACCAGTACGGCGTGGTGCTGGAGAGCGGGCAATTGCGGCTGGAGTTTGCCGAGGGGCGCTTCACGCTCACTTATTTCGAAAAACGCCTGCCGATCGATCCGCGCAGTTATCCGCTGATCTTTGAAGCGAAGCGCGAAGCGCCAGAGTGGAACGCGCCGCCGCGTCCGGCAGAAAACAACCGCAACGCCGAGGCCGACCTGGCGGAACTGGATTCGATCCTGGCGGCCTTGCGCGGGCTTCCGCCGCACGACACCGCCGACGCCGACCTGGCGGCCGAGCGCCGGCGCGAGTGGCTTGGCCTGCGCCGGCGGCTGGCGCTGCTGGCCGAGCGGTCGCCGGCGGCGCAGCACGAGATCGCTTCGGCGCTGCGGCTGGTGAACGGCGCGCCCGGCGACAGCCGCAGCTTCAACGCGCTGCACCGGCTGCTCGAGGTGCAGGCGTATCGCATGGCGCACTGGCGCGTTTCGGCCGAGGAGATCAACTACCGGCGCTTCTTCGACATCAACGACCTGGTCGGTCTGCGCATGGAGAACCCGCAGGTGTTCGCCGAGACGCATCGGCTGATCCGGCGACTGCTGGCCGACGGCAGCGTGACGGGACTGCGGGTGGACCATCCCGACGGGCTGTTCAATCCCATCCAGTACTTCACGCGCGCGCAGATGCTGTACGCGGCCAGCCAGTGCGGCGGTCCGGAGCCGCGGGCGGCGACGGCAGAGAACGGGATCGAGAAAGACATCGAGCAGGTGTTCGGCTCGCACGACTGGATTGGCGCGCACGCCCCGCTGTTCGTGCTGGTGGAAAAAATCCTGGGGCCGGGCGAAGAGCTGCCGCGCGAGTGGCCGGTGGACGGCACGGTCGGCTACGACTTCACCAACCTGGTGAACGGCGTGTTCATCGAGCCGCGCAACGAGCGCGCGCTGACCACGCTGTACCATCGGTTCAGCGGCCTCACGACGGATGTGCCCACGCTCATCTACCAGAGCAAGAAGCTGGTGATGGAGAGCGCGATGTCGAGTGAGGTAACGGTGCTGACGCACCTGCTGGCGGAAATCTGCCACGCCGACCGGCGGGCGCGCGACTTCACGCTGCAATCGCTGGCCGACGCCACGCGCGAGACGATCGCCTGCTTCCCGGTATATCGCACGTACATCGACGAGCGTGGCAACATCAGCGAGCGCGACCGCGCTTACATCCATGCGGCGATCGCGCACGCGCGGCGCCGGAACGAGACGACCCCGGCGGACGTCTTCCATTTCCTGCGCGACATCCTGATGCTCGTGCCGCAGCCGCGCGACAATGCCGACAGCCATCGCCGGCGGCTGTACTTCGCGCTGAAATTCCAGCAGCTCACCGGACCGGTGATGGCCAAGGGCCTGGAAGACACGGCGTGCTACGTCTACAACCGCTTTGTTTCGGTGAACGAGGTGGGCGGATCGCCGGCGGCGTTTGCCACCTCGGCGGATGAGTTCCATCGCGGCAATATGCTGCGGGCCGAGCGCTGGCCGTTCTCGATGCTGGCCACCACCACGCACGACACCAAGCGCAGCGAAGACGTGCGCGCGCGGCTGAACGTGATCAGCGAGATGCCGCGCCAATGGGCCACTCAAGTGATGCGCTGGCGGCGCGCGAATCGGGCGAAGAAGCGCGTGCTCTCCGACGGACGCGCCGTGCCGGACCACAACGAGGAGTATCTGCTCTACCAGACCCTGGCCGGCGTGTGGCCGTTCGTCGCCGCCGGCGCGTCGGTGACCGAGCAGGAACATCAGAGGCTGATCGCGCGCGTGCAGGACTACATGACCAAGGCGGTGCACGAGGCCAAGGTCAACCTGAGCTGGGTGAATCCGAACGATGAGTACGTTCAGGCGCTGCGCGAGTTCGTGGCGCGCATCCTGGAGCGCGGCGAGAAGCGGCGCTGGCGCGCGCCCGGCTTCGTGCAGCAACTGGAAGGGATGCTTCCGCCGTTGCAGTTCCACGGCGCCATGAATTCGCTGGCCCAGGCGGCGTTGAAGATGGCGTCGCCGGGCGTGCCGGACTTTTACCAGGGAACGGAGCTCTGGGACTTCAGCCTGGTGGACCCAGACAACCGGCGGCCGGTGGACTTCGCGCTTCGGCAGCAGATGCTGACCGAACTGGAGCAGCGCGCGAATCGTTCTGCGTGGCCTGAGCTGTGCTCGGACCTGCTGCGGGAGTGGACGTCAGGCGCGGTAAAGATGTGGACCGTGCTGCGCGGGTTGCGCTTCCGGCGGGAGAACGCGGCGCTGCTCCAGCACGGCGGGTACACGCCGTTGTTCAGCCTGGTGGAAAAGCAGCAGCACGTGTGCGCGTTCGCGCGCACGCACGAACGGCAGATGGCAATTGTAGCCGTCCCGCGATTCAGCTACACGCTGATGCGAGCTGCACTGGCGCCGCCGCTGGGCGACGCCTGGGGAGCGGCGGAGCTGGGCCTGCCGCCGCGGGCGCCGGCAGAGTTCACCAACATCCTGACGGGAGAAAAAGTGCGTGTGACAACGGCGCGGACGCTGCTATGCCGCGAAGTCTTCGCGCACTTCCCGGTCGCGCTGCTCGCCAGCCACTGA
- the malQ gene encoding 4-alpha-glucanotransferase codes for MPFPRASGILLHPTSLPSRGGIGDLGPAAYEFLDFLADARQGLWQVLPLSPLGVNHSPYSSTSAFAGNPLLISLERLAERGWIARDRVAALPGAAGHVDYDRVRAAKLPLLREAAANFLSAANGGDRKRFQDFCWLNGWWLEDFVLFEVLHRRRHRQCWNTWPPALARREPQALEHARREFAAELETERVIQFAFFEQWRALRAACHARGVRIVGDVAIFVDLDSADVWTHTDIFRMDAALQPEVVSGVPPDAFSATGQRWGNPLYRWDVLRARHYDWWVQRMRWALAQCDIIRLDHFRGFESCWEIPASEETAVHGRWVPGPGDDLFNVLRGELGDLPFIAEDLGHITAQVHALRERLGIPGMRVLQFGFGDPGAHIYLPHRYDPNTVVYTGTHDNDTTVGWWQSRNGAERSAIEAYLGLGSDGIHWAMIRAAVNSVAELAIVPLQDVLGIGSEGRMNTPSRPDRNWTWRFSSGALTPALAEKLAALAEVSDRLPPPSVAGEQRDREVREDFAA; via the coding sequence ATGCCGTTCCCCCGCGCCTCGGGCATCCTGCTGCATCCCACTTCCCTGCCGTCGCGCGGCGGCATCGGTGACCTCGGCCCGGCCGCCTACGAATTTCTCGACTTCCTCGCCGACGCCCGCCAGGGCCTTTGGCAGGTGCTGCCGCTCTCGCCCCTCGGCGTCAACCACTCGCCGTACTCTTCCACCTCCGCCTTCGCCGGCAATCCGCTGCTGATCAGCCTGGAGCGGCTGGCCGAGCGCGGCTGGATCGCGCGCGATCGCGTCGCCGCCCTCCCCGGCGCCGCCGGACACGTGGACTACGACCGCGTCCGCGCCGCCAAGCTTCCGCTGCTCCGCGAAGCCGCCGCCAATTTCCTCAGCGCCGCCAACGGCGGCGACCGCAAGCGCTTCCAGGACTTCTGCTGGCTGAACGGCTGGTGGCTCGAGGATTTTGTGCTCTTCGAAGTGCTGCACCGGCGGCGCCACCGCCAGTGCTGGAACACCTGGCCGCCGGCGCTGGCGCGGCGAGAACCGCAGGCGCTGGAGCACGCGCGCAGGGAATTCGCCGCTGAACTGGAAACCGAGCGCGTCATCCAGTTCGCCTTTTTCGAGCAGTGGCGCGCGCTGCGCGCCGCCTGCCACGCGCGCGGCGTCAGAATCGTGGGCGACGTCGCCATCTTCGTGGACCTCGACTCGGCCGACGTCTGGACCCACACCGACATCTTCCGCATGGACGCCGCGCTCCAGCCCGAAGTCGTCTCCGGCGTCCCGCCCGACGCGTTCAGCGCCACCGGCCAGCGCTGGGGCAATCCGCTCTATCGCTGGGACGTGCTCCGCGCGCGCCACTACGACTGGTGGGTGCAGCGCATGCGCTGGGCGCTGGCGCAATGCGACATCATCCGCCTCGACCACTTCCGCGGCTTCGAAAGTTGCTGGGAAATTCCCGCCTCGGAAGAAACCGCGGTCCACGGCCGTTGGGTCCCCGGCCCGGGCGACGATCTGTTCAACGTCCTTCGCGGCGAACTCGGCGACCTGCCCTTCATCGCCGAAGACCTCGGCCACATCACCGCCCAAGTGCACGCCTTGCGCGAGCGCCTTGGCATTCCTGGCATGCGCGTGCTGCAATTCGGCTTCGGCGATCCCGGCGCGCACATCTACCTGCCGCACCGCTACGACCCCAACACCGTCGTCTATACCGGCACGCACGACAACGACACGACCGTCGGCTGGTGGCAGTCGCGCAACGGCGCCGAGCGCAGCGCCATCGAGGCGTATCTCGGCCTCGGCAGCGACGGCATTCACTGGGCGATGATCCGCGCCGCCGTCAACTCCGTTGCCGAGCTCGCGATTGTTCCGTTGCAGGATGTGCTGGGAATCGGCAGCGAGGGCCGCATGAACACGCCCAGCCGCCCCGACCGAAACTGGACGTGGCGCTTCTCGTCCGGCGCGCTCACGCCGGCGCTGGCGGAAAAACTGGCCGCGCTCGCCGAAGTCAGCGACCGCCTGCCGCCGCCCTCAGTGGCTGGCGAGCAGCGCGACCGGGAAGTGCGCGAAGACTTCGCGGCATAG
- a CDS encoding M1 family aminopeptidase, with product MTNFARRPLVRAAALLLLAIATLPAFAAEKPRLRVDDYLIDAEITPRTHRLAARVRVKFTALDDINTAVFELHNALHPSKVEDASGHVLSVERVTQDSTIRIPLPAALPKGESTTLTVDYDGALVSGDDSPVPGLKLAYIGDDTSYLLYAGRWFPVSGYGVNRFTATINLTAPYGVTVIGSGKSSMSAVSAAVAAAPKAAPPAKGARGRAAPPSPPAPPPTAAGGPARTVHTFVWDKPSFPGTIIAGNFVETAATPGGVNLHLYFKPNHKDLASAYADTAGREFQYFSLLYGAAPSATIKIVEIPDDTVPSAWAPEIAAVASRSISEKTNYRLLANAIAHQWWGVSVSPVNREDFWLVDGFARYSEARYIENAAGQQAFEEGIKDISVGALAYDNIPLSGVGKLDPFSPEFQSLTTDKGAMILHMLRWIMGDGPFTNAMHNFATRFAAKPASLEDFRLVCEQALGGNVRLSGFFNQWLDSTGAPEFKNKYTVYRTKNGFRVVGQISQDLDLFRMPVELKIDTDGKSEMKRIEVSGTDSPYSVDTFGKPRRINIDPNNWVLKNSGELKVRTAILRGQQLVQQGDLAEALRQFQQALEANKNSSLAHYRIAEVFFLQRNYQSAANAYRESLNGDGEPRWTEVWSHIQLGKIYDITGQRDRATNEYRQALQTNDDTQGAQEEARKYLSAPYQRERKEGLGD from the coding sequence TTGACGAATTTCGCCCGGCGTCCCCTGGTTCGTGCCGCGGCCCTTCTTCTGCTCGCGATCGCGACGCTGCCCGCCTTTGCCGCCGAGAAGCCGCGCCTCCGGGTTGACGACTACCTGATCGACGCAGAAATCACTCCCCGCACTCATCGTCTCGCCGCGCGCGTGCGCGTGAAGTTCACCGCGCTCGACGACATCAATACCGCCGTCTTCGAATTGCACAACGCGCTCCATCCCTCGAAGGTGGAAGACGCCTCGGGACACGTGCTCTCGGTCGAGCGCGTCACGCAGGATTCGACCATCCGCATCCCGCTGCCCGCCGCGCTGCCCAAAGGCGAATCCACCACGCTCACCGTCGACTACGACGGCGCGCTGGTTTCCGGCGACGACAGCCCGGTGCCCGGCCTGAAGCTCGCCTACATTGGCGACGACACTTCCTATCTTCTATATGCAGGGCGCTGGTTCCCGGTCTCCGGCTACGGCGTGAACCGCTTCACCGCCACCATCAACCTCACCGCGCCTTACGGCGTGACCGTGATCGGCAGCGGCAAGTCGAGCATGTCGGCCGTGTCGGCAGCAGTCGCGGCGGCGCCGAAGGCCGCGCCTCCGGCGAAGGGCGCCAGGGGACGCGCCGCGCCGCCTTCTCCGCCTGCGCCACCGCCCACCGCCGCCGGGGGCCCTGCGCGCACTGTACACACCTTTGTCTGGGACAAGCCCAGCTTCCCCGGCACGATCATCGCCGGCAACTTTGTGGAAACCGCGGCCACTCCCGGCGGCGTGAACCTGCACCTTTACTTCAAGCCGAACCACAAGGACCTGGCCTCAGCCTACGCCGACACCGCCGGCCGCGAGTTCCAGTACTTCTCGCTGCTCTACGGCGCCGCGCCCTCGGCCACCATCAAGATCGTCGAAATTCCCGACGACACCGTGCCCTCGGCCTGGGCGCCGGAGATCGCTGCCGTCGCCTCGCGCTCCATCAGCGAGAAGACCAACTACCGCCTGCTCGCCAACGCCATCGCGCACCAGTGGTGGGGCGTCTCCGTCAGTCCGGTAAACCGTGAAGATTTCTGGCTGGTCGACGGCTTCGCCCGCTACTCGGAGGCGCGCTACATCGAGAACGCCGCCGGACAGCAGGCCTTCGAAGAGGGCATCAAAGACATTTCCGTGGGCGCGCTCGCCTACGACAACATTCCCCTCTCCGGCGTCGGCAAGCTCGACCCCTTCTCGCCCGAGTTCCAGTCGCTCACCACCGACAAGGGCGCCATGATCCTGCACATGCTGCGGTGGATCATGGGCGACGGGCCGTTCACCAACGCCATGCACAACTTCGCGACCCGGTTCGCGGCGAAGCCGGCGTCGCTGGAGGATTTCCGCCTGGTCTGCGAGCAGGCCCTGGGCGGCAACGTCCGCCTGAGCGGCTTCTTCAACCAGTGGCTCGATTCCACCGGCGCGCCCGAGTTCAAGAACAAGTACACCGTTTATCGCACCAAGAACGGTTTCCGCGTGGTCGGCCAGATTTCCCAGGACCTCGACCTGTTCCGCATGCCCGTCGAGCTGAAGATCGACACCGACGGCAAGAGCGAGATGAAGCGCATCGAAGTCTCCGGCACCGACTCGCCGTATTCGGTGGACACGTTCGGCAAGCCGCGCCGCATCAACATCGATCCCAACAACTGGGTGCTGAAGAACTCCGGCGAGCTGAAGGTGCGCACCGCCATCCTGCGCGGACAGCAACTGGTGCAGCAGGGCGACCTGGCCGAGGCACTGCGCCAGTTCCAGCAGGCACTGGAGGCCAACAAGAACAGCTCGCTGGCGCACTACCGCATCGCCGAAGTTTTCTTCCTCCAGCGCAACTACCAGTCCGCCGCCAACGCCTATCGCGAGTCACTCAACGGCGACGGCGAGCCGCGCTGGACCGAGGTCTGGAGCCACATCCAGCTCGGCAAGATTTACGACATCACCGGCCAGCGCGACCGCGCCACCAACGAGTATCGCCAGGCGCTCCAGACCAACGACGACACCCAGGGCGCTCAGGAAGAAGCGCGCAAGTATTTGTCCGCACCGTATCAGCGCGAACGGAAAGAAGGGCTGGGGGACTGA